From a single Sus scrofa isolate TJ Tabasco breed Duroc chromosome 13, Sscrofa11.1, whole genome shotgun sequence genomic region:
- the ASB14 gene encoding ankyrin repeat and SOCS box protein 14 isoform X3 has protein sequence MMTLTPSSSFNRVYRIITSQELHSSHLRMRGANALGQASDSSSILLEAASGGNPDSVTLLLEYGADANIPKNSGHLPIHVAADRGHLLALKILVPVTDFAAIKRSGISPVHCAAAGAHPKCLELLIQAGFDVNFMLDQRIRKHYDDHRKSALYFAVSNGDLSSVKLLLSAGALPNQDPVNCLQIALRMGNYELISLLLRHGANVNYFCRVNPLHFPSALQYTLKDEVMLRMLLNYGYDTERCFDCPHGDKVHPFYSFEGWTSTVIKDTMFCEVITLSWLQHLSGKVVRVMLDYVDQVRICSKLKAVLQKQGLWSEIHFILTNPRSLKHLCRLKIRKCMGRLHLRCPVFMSFLPLPNRLKAYILYKEYDLYEQGIFTGTW, from the exons ATGATGACTTTGACACCCAGTTCATCATTCAACAGAGTTTACAGGATAATCACAAGCCAGGAACTACACAGCAGTCACTTGAGGATGAGAG GAGCTAATGCTCTTGGTCAGGCCTCTGATTCTTCTTCCATCCTCCTTGAAGCTGCTAGTGGAGGAAATCCAGACTCTGTGACTCTCTTGCTAGAATATGGAGCCGACGCCAACATCCCAAAGAATTCAGGCCACCTGCCCATTCACGTGGCAGCTGACAGAGGCCACTTGTT agcTCTAAAGATTTTGGTTCCAGTTACGGATTTTGCTGCCATTAAGCGGAGCGGCATCAGTCCAGTTCACTGTGCAGCAGCAGGAGCACACCCCAAATGCCTGGAACTTCTCATTCAGGCTGGATTTGATGTAAATTTCATGCTAGATCAGAGAATTCGCAAACACTATGATGACCACAGGAAGTCAGCTTTGTATTTTGCTGTATCAAATGGTGACCTCTCTTCAGTTAAGCTACTTCTGAGTGCTGGAGCTCTACCTAATCAAGACCCAGTTAACTGCCTCCAGATAGCCCTAAGGATGGGCAACTATGAGCTGATAAGTCTGCTGCTGCGGCACGGGGCCAACGTCAATTACTTCTGTAGAGTCAACCCTTTACATTTCCCGTCAGCTCTGCAATATACTCTGAAAGATGAAGTCATGCTCAGGATGCTGTTGAATTATGGCTATGACACAGAGCGATGCTTTGAttgtcctcatggagacaaagTTCATCCTTTCTATAGTTTTGAAGGCTGGACATCTACTGTTATCAAAGATACAATG ttCTGTGAAGTAATAACTTTGTCATGGCTACAACATCTCTCTGGAAAGGTTGTTCGAGTGATGCTTGATTACGTTGATCAAGTTAGGATCTGTTCAAAGTTGAAAGCTGTGCTCCAAAAACAGGGGCTATGGTCAGAAATTCACTTTATCTTGA caAACCCTCGCTCCCTGAAACATTTGTGCCGCCTAAAGATCCGGAAATGTATGGGACGTTTACACCTGCGCTGTCCAGTCTTCATGTCATTTCTTCCATTACCCAATCGTCTAAAAGCATACATCCTTTACAAAGAATATGACCTTTATGAACAAGGAATTTTCACAGGAACCTGGTAA
- the ASB14 gene encoding ankyrin repeat and SOCS box protein 14 isoform X1 yields MDNYTSDDDIDDDFDTQFIIQQSLQDNHKPGTTQQSLEDESFLSADYKKIIEAIETGKEDVLSHLTKYHSAFDEADEIGWLPLHKAAVQLNKNILEITLKASKPSVWEQTTHNGETPLFLAVSNCLLENVSFLLLNGCNPNAKNFEGNSPLLTAVLQDSYHMASLLISHGADVNLRCTNERTALHEAAKLGRRDIVRLLLLSGAHPDPQSSYGFTPLALAAQNGHTEIMELLLQKGANALGQASDSSSILLEAASGGNPDSVTLLLEYGADANIPKNSGHLPIHVAADRGHLLALKILVPVTDFAAIKRSGISPVHCAAAGAHPKCLELLIQAGFDVNFMLDQRIRKHYDDHRKSALYFAVSNGDLSSVKLLLSAGALPNQDPVNCLQIALRMGNYELISLLLRHGANVNYFCRVNPLHFPSALQYTLKDEVMLRMLLNYGYDTERCFDCPHGDKVHPFYSFEGWTSTVIKDTMFCEVITLSWLQHLSGKVVRVMLDYVDQVRICSKLKAVLQKQGLWSEIHFILTNPRSLKHLCRLKIRKCMGRLHLRCPVFMSFLPLPNRLKAYILYKEYDLYEQGIFTGTW; encoded by the exons ATGGATAATTACACCAGTGATGACGACATAGATGATGACTTTGACACCCAGTTCATCATTCAACAGAGTTTACAGGATAATCACAAGCCAGGAACTACACAGCAGTCACTTGAGGATGAGAG ctttTTAAGCGCTGACTATAAGAAGATAATTGAAGCAATAGAGACAG GTAAGGAAGATGTATTGTCACACTTGACCAAGTATCATTCTGCTTTTGATGAGGCCGATGAGATAGGTTGGCTTCCTCTGCATAAGGCTGCAGTGCAATTAAATAAGAACATTTTGGAAATAACCCTGAAAG cCTCAAAACCCAGTGTGTGGGAGCAAACCACCCACAATGGTGAAACACCACTTTTTTTGGCTGTCAGCAATTGCCTCTTAGaaaatgtcagttttcttctTCTCAATGGCTGCAATCCAAATGCCAAGAATTTCGAAGGCAATTCTCCTCTTCTTACAG CTGTTCTACAGGACTCCTACCATATGGCCTCTTTGCTGATCAGCCATGGCGCAGATGTCAATCTGAGGTGTACCAATGAGAGGACAGCTCTCCATGAAGCAGCCAAACTGGGCAGGCGGGACATAGTAAGGCTCCTGCTGCTTTCTGGGGCACACCCTGACCCTCAGAGCTCCTACGGATTCACTCCTCTTGCTCTTGCTGCTCAAAATGGACACACTGAAATCATGGAACTATTACTGCAGAAAG GAGCTAATGCTCTTGGTCAGGCCTCTGATTCTTCTTCCATCCTCCTTGAAGCTGCTAGTGGAGGAAATCCAGACTCTGTGACTCTCTTGCTAGAATATGGAGCCGACGCCAACATCCCAAAGAATTCAGGCCACCTGCCCATTCACGTGGCAGCTGACAGAGGCCACTTGTT agcTCTAAAGATTTTGGTTCCAGTTACGGATTTTGCTGCCATTAAGCGGAGCGGCATCAGTCCAGTTCACTGTGCAGCAGCAGGAGCACACCCCAAATGCCTGGAACTTCTCATTCAGGCTGGATTTGATGTAAATTTCATGCTAGATCAGAGAATTCGCAAACACTATGATGACCACAGGAAGTCAGCTTTGTATTTTGCTGTATCAAATGGTGACCTCTCTTCAGTTAAGCTACTTCTGAGTGCTGGAGCTCTACCTAATCAAGACCCAGTTAACTGCCTCCAGATAGCCCTAAGGATGGGCAACTATGAGCTGATAAGTCTGCTGCTGCGGCACGGGGCCAACGTCAATTACTTCTGTAGAGTCAACCCTTTACATTTCCCGTCAGCTCTGCAATATACTCTGAAAGATGAAGTCATGCTCAGGATGCTGTTGAATTATGGCTATGACACAGAGCGATGCTTTGAttgtcctcatggagacaaagTTCATCCTTTCTATAGTTTTGAAGGCTGGACATCTACTGTTATCAAAGATACAATG ttCTGTGAAGTAATAACTTTGTCATGGCTACAACATCTCTCTGGAAAGGTTGTTCGAGTGATGCTTGATTACGTTGATCAAGTTAGGATCTGTTCAAAGTTGAAAGCTGTGCTCCAAAAACAGGGGCTATGGTCAGAAATTCACTTTATCTTGA caAACCCTCGCTCCCTGAAACATTTGTGCCGCCTAAAGATCCGGAAATGTATGGGACGTTTACACCTGCGCTGTCCAGTCTTCATGTCATTTCTTCCATTACCCAATCGTCTAAAAGCATACATCCTTTACAAAGAATATGACCTTTATGAACAAGGAATTTTCACAGGAACCTGGTAA
- the ASB14 gene encoding ankyrin repeat and SOCS box protein 14 isoform X2, which translates to MMTLTPSSSFNRVYRIITSQELHSSHLRMRAVLQDSYHMASLLISHGADVNLRCTNERTALHEAAKLGRRDIVRLLLLSGAHPDPQSSYGFTPLALAAQNGHTEIMELLLQKGANALGQASDSSSILLEAASGGNPDSVTLLLEYGADANIPKNSGHLPIHVAADRGHLLALKILVPVTDFAAIKRSGISPVHCAAAGAHPKCLELLIQAGFDVNFMLDQRIRKHYDDHRKSALYFAVSNGDLSSVKLLLSAGALPNQDPVNCLQIALRMGNYELISLLLRHGANVNYFCRVNPLHFPSALQYTLKDEVMLRMLLNYGYDTERCFDCPHGDKVHPFYSFEGWTSTVIKDTMFCEVITLSWLQHLSGKVVRVMLDYVDQVRICSKLKAVLQKQGLWSEIHFILTNPRSLKHLCRLKIRKCMGRLHLRCPVFMSFLPLPNRLKAYILYKEYDLYEQGIFTGTW; encoded by the exons ATGATGACTTTGACACCCAGTTCATCATTCAACAGAGTTTACAGGATAATCACAAGCCAGGAACTACACAGCAGTCACTTGAGGATGAGAG CTGTTCTACAGGACTCCTACCATATGGCCTCTTTGCTGATCAGCCATGGCGCAGATGTCAATCTGAGGTGTACCAATGAGAGGACAGCTCTCCATGAAGCAGCCAAACTGGGCAGGCGGGACATAGTAAGGCTCCTGCTGCTTTCTGGGGCACACCCTGACCCTCAGAGCTCCTACGGATTCACTCCTCTTGCTCTTGCTGCTCAAAATGGACACACTGAAATCATGGAACTATTACTGCAGAAAG GAGCTAATGCTCTTGGTCAGGCCTCTGATTCTTCTTCCATCCTCCTTGAAGCTGCTAGTGGAGGAAATCCAGACTCTGTGACTCTCTTGCTAGAATATGGAGCCGACGCCAACATCCCAAAGAATTCAGGCCACCTGCCCATTCACGTGGCAGCTGACAGAGGCCACTTGTT agcTCTAAAGATTTTGGTTCCAGTTACGGATTTTGCTGCCATTAAGCGGAGCGGCATCAGTCCAGTTCACTGTGCAGCAGCAGGAGCACACCCCAAATGCCTGGAACTTCTCATTCAGGCTGGATTTGATGTAAATTTCATGCTAGATCAGAGAATTCGCAAACACTATGATGACCACAGGAAGTCAGCTTTGTATTTTGCTGTATCAAATGGTGACCTCTCTTCAGTTAAGCTACTTCTGAGTGCTGGAGCTCTACCTAATCAAGACCCAGTTAACTGCCTCCAGATAGCCCTAAGGATGGGCAACTATGAGCTGATAAGTCTGCTGCTGCGGCACGGGGCCAACGTCAATTACTTCTGTAGAGTCAACCCTTTACATTTCCCGTCAGCTCTGCAATATACTCTGAAAGATGAAGTCATGCTCAGGATGCTGTTGAATTATGGCTATGACACAGAGCGATGCTTTGAttgtcctcatggagacaaagTTCATCCTTTCTATAGTTTTGAAGGCTGGACATCTACTGTTATCAAAGATACAATG ttCTGTGAAGTAATAACTTTGTCATGGCTACAACATCTCTCTGGAAAGGTTGTTCGAGTGATGCTTGATTACGTTGATCAAGTTAGGATCTGTTCAAAGTTGAAAGCTGTGCTCCAAAAACAGGGGCTATGGTCAGAAATTCACTTTATCTTGA caAACCCTCGCTCCCTGAAACATTTGTGCCGCCTAAAGATCCGGAAATGTATGGGACGTTTACACCTGCGCTGTCCAGTCTTCATGTCATTTCTTCCATTACCCAATCGTCTAAAAGCATACATCCTTTACAAAGAATATGACCTTTATGAACAAGGAATTTTCACAGGAACCTGGTAA